The DNA window AACACCCTTAGTTGTGTGGATTGGAAAGGCCTTGAATTGTTCGTTCCGAAAACTTCAAGCTTTTGTTAGATTTAAGAAATCAATCCATGCTGCCATTTCATCTTACTTTTCCCATTTATGGCCAGCTTTAGTTGATTTACTCCCACAACAATTCATTTCCtcttttaaagtttatttccaTGTTATGATAAGTTAAGTAGAATGGagtaacaaattgaaaaaactcTGATTTAGTATAATTTTGTTGTTGGGGCGTCCGGTGCTGAGTGAAAAAAACTGAATCCTATTAAAAGATGTGTAAGATTCAATCAAGGATTAATGTACATTCTAATCCTTTCCGGTTTAGGATTTGAGTTTCGTTTTTATAGCTATGATTACGAAGGTTTGAGTGGCGGAGAGATTGAGGCAGAGGAGAGCCATGGTGAAGTTCTTGTGTGTAGGCATTGTGACAGTACTTGTTTTCATAATTTGGGCCAAAGGGTGTGCGGAGAAGAGTCTCAATGAGGTGGTACCGCCTTTGTTGAAGACCTATGGAGGAACCTCCAAGGCTGCAAATGGCATACTGATGGTAGGGCTAACCCTCATCGAAGGAGCTGCTGCCAAAGGaggtatgccatgcactgatgCACTCAAGAAAATtcgcagttttttttttttttttttttttgagttttcttATACAATGATATATATCGAATTTTCACAGTTCTTAGTCATTGCTCCTTAATGATAGTTAATTCTTGTTATTTTGAGTAATGTCTCATTGTTATGTTGGTGAATTTTGCTCTTTTAGTCTGCTTGGATGGAACAGTACCTGCTTATCATTTGCATCGTGGATATGGATTGGGGGCGAATAGTTGGCTCATTCACCTTCAGGTTTGTGAGAAGAAACTTACACTTCAGAGCATGTTGTGACTGAAATGATCAGATAACAAGTTCATCTTTCCTTTTAgttatactctctctctctctctctactgcATAGTCCTTTTAGTTGATTGATCACCAAACAAGCATCTCAAGTTCTTTTTGTGGCAGGGAGGAGCGCGGTGTAATGACATCAGAAGTTGCACTAACCGTAAGTATTCAGCGTATGGATCATCAACACGCATGGAAACAGAGATATCATTTACGGGAATACTAAGCAACGCAGCAGAAAAGAACCCAGGTTTTCTCCTCAAACATAATACTCAGTTGTTAAACCGATGCGTGCATCTCCTTTTTTCTGTCTTGATCCTTATCATGCTTAGGAATGGGATTGCAGATTTTTTCAACTGGAATAGAGTATTGCTTCGCTATTGTGACGGCGCTTCTTTTCTTGGGGACAGCGAAAACCAGGTGGGTATTCGATTCTTGCAATTTACATTTCTTCATAATATAGTGGTAGTGATTATAGTTCTGCTGCAAGACAAAAGGTGAGCAATAAAGATAAAAGCTTAGGATCTCACATCCAGCTACCGGAATCTAATTGGCTTACTTGTATAGGAAGGTACCTTACCTTTCTGTTTATATGCGTAAATGTGAAGCTAAAATATAATGATTCTGCTCGTAGGAAAGAAAACTGCAATTTAGAGGACAGCGAATATGGTTGTCTGCAATGGAAGATTTGATGTCCAAGGGCATGCGCGATGCAAATGAGGTATAAAATTTCTTCTTGATCGTAGATCATTTCTTGTTCCCATGTTATGACAGTTCTTGCAACATCTTCCTTCATCATACATTAGGCTCTTCTTTCTGGTGTCTCTGCCGGCGGTCTGTTATCCATTTTGCACTGTGATGAGTTTCGGGGCTTATTTCTCACAGCTACAAAAGTGAAGTGCCTGAGTGATGGTGGATTTTTTCTCGACGAGTGAGTACTACTCTCCGTTATGCCCTTTCTTTTAGCAGCATTGTCAATATGCAGGCATGTTCCTAGCTtcttgtttttttccttttcctgtCAATGTTCCTAGATAATTAATAACACTTCAAAACTTATTGAAGATATCCTGTTTGAAATTTTAGGTTTGATGTTTCCGGTGAACGCGCACTTAGGGATCACTATAGTGGTGTTGTAGgcttgcaaatttttttttctcttgcaGTAATTGATCTAAAACTCCgcatgtgtaagtttatcttacattgccggtcccaagcctgGGTAAAGAAGGAGGGGGAAGgcatcaggtagtcgacagccggcactcctcagttacgtcgaatccttatgaaaatgaatccagaacgaaatcgcgctaaagctagggcgtcatccgtaagtggcgcgctgtgtggcccgagcacagtgataagtgagcaagggtcgctgtatctccatcggcacccggatgcagtgttaaatgagcaagggggccatagaaacttcttttcgaacgactccactcaaagttgtttgggagcatatgctcctatcaactttacacaggacacacaaaagaagtactttgatcctattggacggagaagggtgaagaagctaggatagaagggtagagttcaagagagtagaatgcgtttaggaacgtggaatataggaaccttaacgggaaaatttatggaagtagtggaagttatggtgaggagaaggataaatattatgtgcctacaagcaactaagtgggttggtcttaaggcaaatgatctagaaaactcagggtttaaactttggtattcgggcacaaatagaacgagaaacggtgttggcatcatcgtggacaagaccttgacacaagatgttgtagatgtcaagagggtaagagatagaatcatggcaatcaagattgtaataggacaagaactcatcaatgtgattagtgcgtacgcacctcaagtagggttggatacgagttcgaaggagaaattttgggaagaccttggaaacttggtgcaaggaattgcccagacggagaagttatttataggatgagatttaaatggacacgtgggcagggagacagacaactatggaggttttcatggtggccatggttttggggagagaaacgaggatgggggagctatcttggattttgcaatggcatatgatctcttcttagccaacaccttctttaataagagagaagaacatacgatcacctacaagagtgggtcgtcaaaaacacaaatagattttcttctaatgaggaaaggggatcgtataacttgtaaggattgcaaagttataccgggagagaacttggctaatcaacatcgcttgttggtgatggatgtacatatcaaaagagtgagaaaaaagaacaagacttggaagtgcccaaggactagatggtggattctaaaaggagaaaaacaggtcattttcaaagataaagtaatcacccagtgtgggtgggatagagagggggaagatagccaaaggtgggattccatggctagttgtatccgaaaagtagcaaaagaggtattaggaaagtccaagggctttgctccacaccaaaaggaatcttggtgatGGAATAAGGAGGTACAAATAAAGGTGAAGGCtgagaaggaatgttgtaaagccttatacaaggacaagaccgatgaaaatggtgaaaggtatagaagagtgAGGTAAGAGGctaagaaagctgtgagagaagctaagttagcggcttatgacgacatgtataagcgactagataccaaagaatgagagttggatatctataaactagctagagcaagggaaaagaagacaagggacctaaaccaagtgaggtgcatcaaggatgaggatggaaaggttcttgctacagagaacgcggtcaaagacagatggagaggttattttcataatcttttcaatgaaagacatgaaaggagtacttctttaggggagttgagtaactcagaagagtgtagaaactactccttttatcgtcgaatcaggaaggaagaagtgattgtagctttgaagaagatgaagcatagaaaagcagtgggcccagacgatataccaatcgaagtgtggaaagtcttgggagagacaggtatagcatggctcactgaccttttcaataggattttgaaaacgaagaagatatcaaatgagtggcgaaagagcactttggtgcctatctacaagaataagggcgacgtacaaaattgtatgaactataggggtattaagctaatgagtcatacaatgaagctctgggagatagtcattgagcatagattgaagcaagagacacgggtttcggacaaccaattcgggttcatgccagggcgctcaaccatggaggcaatctatctcttacgaagattgatggaaagatatagagatgggaaaaaggatttacacatggtctttatagatttggaaaaagcgtatgataaggTCCCAATAGATATTCTttagaggattttagagaagaaaggagtacgagtagcatatatccaagctataaaggatatgtatgaaagagtaaagactgccgtaagaactcatgaaggacaaaccgaaagcttccccataactgtaggattacatcaaggctcatccttaagtccttacctttttgtgttggtaatggatgagttaacaggacatattcaagatgatattccttggtgtatgcttttcgcagacgatatagtgttgatagatgaaactcaagaaggggtaaatgcgaagcttaacctgtggagagaagtgttggaatctaaaggtatTCGCCTAAGccaatcaaagacagaatatatggagtgcaagttcagtgcaaatggaggccaaaatgagttaggggttaggatcggagatcaggaaataccaaagagagatcgttttcgctacttaggatctatcttgcaaaagaacggagaattagatggagatctcaaccatagaatacaagctggatggatgaagtagaAGAgcgcatctggcgtgttgtgtgaccgtcgtatgccactgaagctcaagggaaaattttataggacggcaataaggccggcgatgctgtatggcacagaatgttgggcagtgaagcatcaacacgtacacaaaatgggtgtagcagagataagaatgcttcgttggatgtgtgggcacacgagaaaggataagattaggaatgaggatatccgaggtaaagtaggagtagtcgaaattgtaggaaagctaagagaaaatcggttacggtggtttggacatgtgcaaagaatgcctactaacgctccggttagaagatgtgactacgggacagaggttcagggccgaaggggtagaggaagacctaggaaaactttggaagagactctaagaaaaaacttagagtatttggatctaacggaggacatgacacaggaccgagcacaatggcgttctaagattcatatagtcgacctcactcagtgaagaaggctttggtgtatttaacacaatacgttgaaatgaagcaaatcttatttattgatatctccgataagttacaaatatgtacatatacatgagtcaaaataaacaaacaagagggagccttcacaaaggttgcttaggagaagtctcagcagtccgTAGagcccagaaagagaaggcaccggagggggatcattcagaacctcagtactggacagaaccctagaaggaggaggcatcagaggttgattatttggagcttcattatgcggtacagccccagaagacgaatgcaataaatgtctttggaacaaactcacaaaccgctgatgatcaagtaaaacctgaccatcagattctttcatctggtcaagcttcttcttcatgtttgtagcatagttatgtgcgagccggtgcaactgtttattctcatgcttgagccctttaatcttctgtttgagactcatcacttcagccgccaatgattcaacttggcgggtttgagcaaataggcgttgggccatattagacacagaacctgcacactgaacacttagagccagataatccttaacagccaactcatcagaccgtttggaaagtagtttgttatctttgggagtgagaaggttcatggccaccaccgcagcgatcatatcattcttcatcacggaatccctaacggtaagaggaccagtagaggataagaaggatgggcgccata is part of the Malus domestica chromosome 12, GDT2T_hap1 genome and encodes:
- the LOC103451265 gene encoding pectin acetylesterase 10-like; the protein is MVKFLCVGIVTVLVFIIWAKGCAEKSLNEVVPPLLKTYGGTSKAANGILMVGLTLIEGAAAKGVCLDGTVPAYHLHRGYGLGANSWLIHLQGGARCNDIRSCTNRKYSAYGSSTRMETEISFTGILSNAAEKNPGMGLQIFSTGIEYCFAIVTALLFLGTAKTSGSDYSSAARQKERKLQFRGQRIWLSAMEDLMSKGMRDANECFFPENFIANIRTPLFILNSAYDSWQIPYSLAPPSADPHGEWKTCRLNLSSCSASQMEILQGFRNQFLNAVKQFSVSKQNGMFINSCFTHLLTLQGTWFARNSPAVGNKTIAEAVGDWYFDRAEVKVVDESCRRLALK